One Salvia miltiorrhiza cultivar Shanhuang (shh) unplaced genomic scaffold, IMPLAD_Smil_shh original_scaffold_386, whole genome shotgun sequence genomic window carries:
- the LOC131004346 gene encoding uncharacterized protein LOC131004346 isoform X6 produces the protein MDYNDNDYEGQNLHLAGEESSKISVLRPFALPKFDFDDSLHGHLRFDSLVENEVFLGIPSQEDNHWIEDFSRGGNGIEFSSSAAESCALRRHINVWSEATSSESVEMLLKAVGQEEMVPGEKMIEESDPGETRLIENNSRDAHKVDDVDDGIPSLPPAEVVGFSSSSNQSSGVEINHTECTLQVQETKLSSYAVGIDNKDSSLIVAMGNSSIGVQRDDNKQGETCVLVDESLSHQMQEDLPIHGKEIDNTKSSSKNFDVNARESVDQDKTSSAKFSSSCTVKSTYSPVEEQDKGCNETHAKLSGISLEINDIDKPRSHETTSSMQSQKHEHGVDTSIATMVEVSNVHSVEESVSKDDGCNKVAFVVEPAASQHSAVSGPEIKQLSESDVMLHERSSIVHQEEGIEVLGIGGNDAVTPAFNGSNEMKQGTAIQSPESHKTLVGKEDVSAESKSSPEAPCATSGSTVLHEVLGNPSEKDKDHKTDDAAGDSGLSIGSIVSRECSEKSVADGMEDSRNIPEPQKEKIDDGGGVHPPLLGESIWTCKKDIVSMQVEAHETGGNVSAHEEESEKLPLDSHKMVLDDVEKEVGSSCPAGPVEVQKTTGSKLDSSVGNYPALNTEVEGKNLAASPVEGNQIVDSREHNPPSSDMEHKDQSREIESEAIKKPSSSASKESLDKDELSPATEIDTDVIAASVAGEIKTSNQSVSLLETSSDNIPGEASKELTKMMDHPANTLVAQNDGIDAAPSKEQIVTETERNITENSSKLSVTSSTVEIDKSNKDAVPSASCSDLSQIEVNKHASPNSINIESFGKTLKRSETSGVNEPCKEDETFTFDTRPLGGQSTEDAGKSLQSFQGLQACKMLTGEGLPAASVCSQTDPIVVKETSHVGSSTPGVCPPSGGVGATSERKSRRGGSRSGKGSLKKGNLVKETSPLKQTEKGDKSSLFSSPLSAGPLMTFETGVKPRGPVAIPTSSLPDLNTSAPSSSFFQQPFTDLQQVQLRAQIFVYGSLIQGAAPDEACMVSAFDGGRNAWERSWRACVERLHAQKSQGNNTGTPVPSRSDVGAKAPDQNNRQGFPQSDVLSSTAGRPSIKAIPSPVNPAIPLSSPLWNISTPSGEALPPGSMARSAGVDYQAVSPLNPYQTPPIRSYIPHSTWPAQAPPGPFPVPWLASSQSSPFEISTSYPTFPITEPVKLTAVKESPFPITSGIKHAPPIPTTNTGATAVVAGASSLDLKKVKASSGQTGETKTRKRKKSSGSEDVVQVSSATAPLSDAVSAHAVPSQVSNKVPAAEDLSRITFIAQNQVGLVPRPVVGSCYSTSVAVSTPSSFAPKGPPSNQAFPVVTPSISSGQFSKGDLNMDKRAFNAEGFSKVEEAKLQAQEAAAHAATAISHCDGVWSQLELQKSSGLSTDAESKLVSAAAAIAAAASVAKAAAAAAKIAADAAVQAKQMADEVLTKSGTSATTEFDSSFVYNSMNLVNASPTSILKGGERNNAPSLVISAAREAARKRIEAASAATRHAENLEAILKAAELAAEAVAHAGKVVAMGDPFSLTALAEAGPSNYWKVPHVAGIPNSKSNDMSKDKSISSNAEEVPGVYNQHEGPDKDVRVTSHNMSPTQRGSSKDDSNRVTVDENIIPTVKHGEKSSKPHDDRTLSDSAKTTSIVPDPDIESRSNVSSTSMREGSLVEVLNNRGDSKKAWFSASVLSLKDGEALVCYDGLQSDEGSEPLKEWISIQAKDSDAPRIRVPHPMTGVQLEGTRKRRRAAVKDYTWSVGDQVDVWVQDCWREGIIAEKNKRDPTSLSVQFPAQEETLAVKVWHLRPSLVWSEGEWTEWCRTGQDDTQKGDTPAEKRPKLGSTTIEAKGKAKLAKNIDFTEVRGNEEPKLPLSANEKVFSIGSTKEENKLNMARTMRSGLEKEGSRVVFGVPKPGKKRKFMEVSKHYVSDRISKTNVPNDSVKLSKFLIPQGSGSRGFKSTSKDKQVADSKTRPLKSGKPPSIPSRTLERRDDSASTRSNARTASSDHIAKESTSNDENESSEQNIAEVEEAAQGAMVFTSQAPSQEIRKKAVRSTKSERLNQGKLAPASRKSAKEEATEKLISEVSEPRRSNRRIQPTSRLLEGLQSSLIISKIPSSSHDKGHRSHTKATVRGKNYRRPSRFD, from the exons ATGGACTATAATGACAATGACTATGAAGGCCAGAATCTTCACTTAGCTGGTGAAGAGAGCTCTAAAATTTCTGTTTTGAGACCCTTTGCTCTACCCAAGTTTGATTTTGATGACAGTCTCCACGGGCATTTGAGATTTGACAGTTTAGTTGAAAACGAAGTTTTTCTTGGTATTCCAAGTCAGGAAGACAACCATTGGATTGAAGATTTCTCTCGGGGAGGTAATGGAATAGAGTTCAGCTCCAGTGCAGCAGAATCTTGTGCTTTGCGGAGACATATCAATGTCTGGTCTGAGGCAACATCATCTGAATCTGTTGAAATGTTATTGAAGGCAGTTGGACAGGAAGAAATGGTCCCTGGTGAAAAGATGATTGAGGAATCAGATCCAGGTGAGACAAGACTAATAGAGAATAATTCGAGGGATGCTCATAAAGTTGATGATGTTGACGATGGGATTCCTTCATTACCCCCAGCTGAAGTTGTTGGATTTTCTTCTAGTTCAAATCAATCATCAGGAGTTGAAATCAATCACACTGAATGTACTTTACAGGTTCAGGAGACAAAACTTTCCTCTTATGCAGTAGGTATTGATAACAAAGATAGTAGTTTAATTGTGGCCATGGGAAACTCGAGCATTGGAGTGCAGAGGGATGACAATAAGCAAGGGGAAACTTGTGTTTTGGTGGATGAGTCTCTGTCCCATCAAATGCAAGAAGACCTACCAATTCATGGAAAAGAGATTGACAATACTAAGAGCTCTTCTAAGAATTTTGATGTTAATGCTAGGGAGTCAGTTGACCAGGACAAAACTAGCAGTGCCAAATTTAGTTCAAGTTGTACAGTGAAAAGTACTTACAGTCCTGTTGAGGAGCAGGACAAAGGATGTAATGAAACTCATGCAAAATTGAGTGGGATTTCTCTTGAAATCAATGATATCGATAAGCCTCGTTCTCATGAAACTACTTCAAGTATGCAGTCCCAGAAACACGAGCATGGAGTTGATACTAGCATTGCTACTATGGTGGAAGTATCTAATGTGCATTCGGTAGAAGAGTCGGTATCCAAAGATGATGGGTGTAATAAGGTTGCATTTGTTGTTGAACCTGCAGCAAGTCAACATAGTGCTGTCTCAGGCCCAGAGATTAAGCAGCTGTCTGAAAGTGATGTCATGTTACATGAGAGGTCTTCTATTGTGCATCAGGAAGAAGGTATTGAGGTGCTTGGTATAGGAGGCAATGATGCTGTCACCCCTGCATTCAATGGCAGTAATGAAATGAAGCAGGGTACTGCTATCCAATCACCAGAAAGCCACAAAACTCTTGTTGGAAAGGAAGATGTATCTGCTGAAAGTAAGAGTTCTCCTGAGGCTCCATGTGCTACATCTGGGTCCACTGTGTTACATGAGGTACTAGGCAATCCTTCTGAGAAGGACAAGGACCATAAAACTGATGACGCAGCAGGCGATTCTGGTCTATCAATAGGTTCTATAGTTTCTAGAGAATGTTCTGAGAAATCAGTCGCTGATGGTATGGAAGATTCTCGAAACATTCCTGAACCACAGAAAGAGAAAATAGATGATGGGGGTGGTGTGCACCCTCCGTTACTGGGTGAGAGCATATGGACATGCAAGAAAGATATTGTCTCTATGCAGGTTGAGGCTCACGAAACTGGTGGAAATGTTTCTGCCCATGAGGAAGAAAGCGAGAAGTTGCCTCTTGATTCACATAAGATGGTCCTTGATGATGTTGAAAAAGAAGTTGGATCCAGTTGTCCTGCAGGGCCAGTTGAAGTCCAGAAAACTACTGGATCAAAACTTGATAGTTCTGTTGGGAATTATCCAG CATTGAATACTGAGGTTGAAGGTAAAAACTTGGCAGCATCACCTGTTGAAGGCAATCAAATAGTTGACTCTCGCGAGCATAACCCTCCTTCATCTGATATGGAGCACAAGGACCAGAGTAGAGAAATCGAGTCTGAAGCTATTAAAAAACCAAGTTCTTCAGCTTCAAAGGAGTCACTGGATAAAGATGAGCTTTCCCCTGCTACTGAAATTGATACGGATGTTATTGCTGCTTCTGTAGCTGGAGAAATAAAGACAAGCAATCAATCTGTTTCCCTTTTAGAGACTTCCAGTGACAACATTCCTGGTGAAGCCTCCAAGGAGTTAACTAAAATGATGGATCATCCAGCCAACACTTTAGTAGCTCAAAATGATGGTATTGATGCTGCACCTTCTAAAGAACAAATCGTAACAGAAACAGAAAGAAACATCACagaaaattcttcaaaattgtCAG TTACCAGCAGTACTGTAGAAATTGATAAATCTAACAAGGATGCTGTCCCCAGTGCTAGTTGTTCTGACCTTTCACAAATTGAAGTAAACAAGCATGCTTCTCCTAATAGCATCAACATTGAAAGTTTTGGCAAAACATTAAAAAGATCTGAGACTTCAGGAGTCAATGAGCCATGCAAAGAAGATGAGACCTTTACCTTCGACACCAGGCCTTTGGGAGGTCAATCTACCGAAGATGCTGGCAAGAGTTTGCAATCATTTCAGGGACTTCAAGCTTGTAAAATGCTG ACTGGCGAAGGATTGCCTGCAGCTTCTGTTTGCAGCCAGACAGATCCAATTGTTGTGAAGGAAACTTCTCATGTTGGTTCCTCAACTCCTGGTGTTTGCCCACCATCTGGAGGTGTTGGAGCTACCTCTGAGCGTAAATCAAGACGTGGCGGTAGTAGATCTGGAAAGGGAAGTTTAAAAAAGGGAAATCTAGTAAAAGAAACATCTCCACTGAAGCAGACTGAAAAGGGGGACAAATCATCTCTGTTTTCTAGTCCATTAAGTGCTGGTCCACTCATGACGTTTGAAACTGGCGTGAAGCCAAGAGGGCCTGTTGCAATTCCTACATCCAGCTTGCCTGATCTAAACACTTCCGCTCCCTCATCTTCGTTCTTTCAGCAGCCTTTCACAGATTTGCAACAAGTGCAACTTCGAGCCCAAATCTTTGTTTATGGATCTCTTAT ACAAGGAGCAGCACCTGATGAAGCTTGTATGGTTTCAGCCTTTG ATGGAGGCAGGAACGCTTGGGAGCGGTCTTGGCGTGCTTGTGTAGAAAGGCTTCATGCTCAGAAATCCCAGGGTAATAATACTGGGACTCCTGTACCCTCACGTTCTG ATGTAGGTGCTAAAGCTCCAGATCAAAATAATAGACAAGGTTTTCCTCAAAGTGACGTTCTTTCCTCAACAGCTGGTCGGCCAAGTATCAAAGCCATCCCTTCTCCAGTTAACCCTGCGATCCCTCTCTCATCGCCCTTGTGGAACATATCTACTCCATCTGGGGAGGCTCTGCCACCAGGTAGCATGGCTAGAAGTGCTGGGGTTGATTATCAGGCTGTTTCTCCTTTGAATCCTTATCAGACACCACCTATACGGAGTTACATTCCGCATTCAACTTGGCCAGCGCAAGCCCCTCCTGGTCCCTTCCCAGTGCCGTGGCTTGCCTCTTCACAAAGTTCTCCCTTTGAAATCAGTACTAGCTATCCCACATTCCCAATTACAGAACCAGTAAAACTAACAGCAGTTAAAGAATCACCCTTCCCTATTACCTCTGGCATAAAGCATGCTCCTCCTATTCCTACAACTAATACTGGAGCAACTGCTGTGGTAGCTGGGGCTTCTTCACTTGACTTGAAAAAGGTTAAAGCATCATCTGGACAGACTGGTGAGACAAAAACTAGAAAGAGGAAAAAGTCTTCTGGTTCTGAGGATGTTGTACAGGTATCATCTGCCACTGCTCCTCTATCAGATGCTGTCTCTGCTCATGCAGTACCTAGCCAGGTATCTAACAAGGTTCCTGCAGCCGAAGATCTAAGTCGGATCACTTTCATAGCTCAGAATCAAGTAGGATTAGTGCCTAGACCTGTTGTTGGTAGTTGTTATTCTACATCTGTTGCCGTCTCAACACCTTCTAGCTTTGCACCTAAAGGCCCCCCCTCCAACCAAGCTTTTCCTGTGGTAACACCATCAATTTCAAGTGGTCAATTCAGTAAAGGTGATTTAAATATGGATAAAAGGGCTTTCAATGCTGAGGGTTTTAGCAAAGTTGAGGAGGCTAAGTTGCAAGCACAGGAAGCTGCTGCTCATGCTGCTACTGCCATAAGTCACTGTGATGGTGTTTGGAGCCAATTGGAACTGCAAAAAAGTTCTGGCTTGTCAACAGATGCTGAGTCTAAATTGgtgtctgctgctgctgctataGCAGCTGCTGCGTCTGTTGCGAAGGCAGCAGCTGCAGCTGCTAAGATTGCAGCAGATGCTGCAGTGCAAGCAAAACAAATGGCAGATGAAGTATTGACCAAGTCTGGAACTTCCGCTACCACTGAGTTTGATTCTAGTTTTGTATATAATTCCATGAATTTGGTTAATGCGTCGCCTACATCCATCTTAAAGGGTGGCGAGCGAAATAATGCTCCCAGTTTAGTGATATCTGCTGCTAGAGAAGCTGCTAGGAAGAGAATTGAGGCTGCTTCAGCTGCCACCAGGCATGCCGAAAATCTTGAAGCCATTCTCAAGGCAGCTGAATTGGCTGCAGAAGCTGTTGCACATGCTGGAAAAGTTGTTGCTATGGGTGATCCTTTCTCTTTGACTGCTCTAGCGGAAGCGGGGCCAAGTAATTATTGGAAAGTGCCGCATGTAGCTGGTATCCCtaattcaaaatcaaatgacATGAGTAAAGATAAATCTATCAGTAGCAATGCTGAGGAAGTGCCTGGTGTTTATAATCAACATGAGGGACCTGATAAGGATGTACGTGTTACAAGTCATAATATGTCTCCTACTCAAAGAGGGTCATCAAAAGACGACAGTAATCGTGTCACAGTAGATGAGAACATTATACCCACTGTCAAGCATGGGGAGAAAAGTTCTAAACCTCACGATGACAGAACATTATCCGACTCGGCTAAAACTACGTCTATTGTTCCTGATCCAGATATTGAATCAAGATCAAACGTATCATCCACAAGCATGAGAGAGGGTTCTCTTGTTGAG GTTCTTAACAATCGTGGTGATTCAAAGAAGGCCTGGTTCTCAGCTAGTGTACTGAGTTTGAAGGATGGTGAAGCGCTTGTTTGTTATGATGGACTACAATCGGATGAAG GATCTGAGCCACTCAAGGAGTGGATATCGATACAAGCTAAAGATAGTGATGCTCCTAGAATACGTGTTCCCCATCCTATGACTGGTGTGCAACTTGAAGGAACAAGGAAGAGACGCCGTGCTGCTGTCAAAGACTACACTTGGTCTGTTGGAGACCAAGTTGATGTATGGGTGCAGGATTG CTGGCGTGAAGGCATTATCGCGGAAAAGAATAAGAGAGATCCAACTTCATTGAGTGTCCAATTTCCAG CTCAAGAAGAGACATTAGCGGTCAAAGTGTGGCATCTTCGACCGTCTTTAGTTTGGAGTGAAGGCGAATGGACTGAATGGTGCAGAACAGGGCAAGATGACACTCAAAAG GGCGATACACCAGCTGAGAAGCGACCAAAGCTGGGAAGCACCACTATAGAGGCAAAAGGGAAAGCTAAGTTGGCTAAAAACATTGATTTTACAGAAGTCAGGGGAAATGAAGAACCAAAATTGCCTTTGTCTGCTAATGAAAAAGTTTTTAGTATTGGCAGTACGAAGGAGGAGAATAAACTGAACATGGCTCGGACAATGAGGTCTGGTTTGGAGAAAGAAGGATCCAGAGTTGTATTTGGTGTCCCTAAACCTGGGAAGAAGAGAAAATTCATGGAAGTAAGCAAGCATTATGTTTCTGATAGGATCTCCAAGACTAATGTGCCTAATGATTCGGTGAAGTTATCCAAGTTTCTGATACCTCAAGGATCAGGGTCTCGGGGATTCAAAAGCACTTCCAAGGATAAACAAGTAGCTGATTCTAAAACAAGACCACTTAAGTCTGGGAAACCACCAAGTATTCCAAGTAGAACTTTAGAACGGAGAGATGACTCTGCTTCTACACGATCTAATGCACGTACTGCATCATCAGATCATATAGCAAAGGAGTCTACGAGCAATGATGAGAATGAATCATCTGAACAAAACATTGCTGAAGTTGAGGAAGCTGCTCAAGGAGCTATGGTATTCACTTCTCAAGCTCCATCTCAAGAAATCCGTAAGAAAGCAGTGAGGAGTACTAAATCTGAGCGTCTCAACCAAGGGAAACTTGCTCCTGCTAGCAGAAAATCAGCAAAAGAGGAAGCAACTGAAAAGTTAATATCGGAAGTCTCTGAACCCCGCCGTTCAAATCGCCGAATTCAGCCAACATCACGG CTATTGGAAGGCTTGCAAAGTTCGCTGATAATTTCGAAAATCCCATCGTCTTCACATGACAAGGGGCACAGGAGTCACACCAAAGCCACAGTCCGAGGTAAGAATTACCGGAGGCCTAGCAGATTTGACTAA